Genomic window (Pieris rapae chromosome 4, ilPieRapa1.1, whole genome shotgun sequence):
CCCTTTGGTTTTTGATGTATTTCTTTACTTTTTCGCGTTTAGTTTCCCTAgattttacttgaaactggcataaagttataactatccccattatattaaaaaagaaaaatcaattgcaaatttaacgatttaattataatgtacctacatttattttattaaattttatactaacATTGTCGTATTATTGCATGtctaatctataaaaaatattattactagttTAAAATGCACTAAGTCTTAATCTTCGTTTTGATACTTGACAGGGACAGGAACTTCAACAAACTTGAAGATTTACTAttggtgtatttttttattttttccaaatCAAAGCAAACATTAACTACACAAATaaccttttaaatattttctcagCAAATATTGGCTtggtaaaaaacaattttctacACCACAAAAactcgatatatttaatttattttaaaaaattacaataaaaaattatataacatcgAAATAATCACTACTTTTCAATTTTCAGGAAGAGGAAGTTAACAATTGGCGCAAAAATTTAAAGCCTCAAAACACAAACACCTTCTTCAAAGTACCACAAAAACCAGCCGTCAAGCGACCAAAacctaaagaaaataaaaaggtCAAACCTGCTGATAAAATGTTCCTAAATGTGCTTCCACCAGAGTTCTTTGAAGACATTAAATATAAGCCTCCGAAGAGGTTTCAACCGACAAATGCGGCTTGGgcaaataaacatttgtacACGTTTTTGGAACAGAAACTGGAGCcaaagtaagtttttttttcacttttttttacacatcTGTGCTTTTTACAtggaatttattgaaatattattttattacactacaaactacaattttttttctgctgcgcaaaaaaaatccatccatctttaaaaaataagtacatgaGCCACTCCTTGCGTTTATGTTTCATTGTCTAATTTaatgttgttaatttttttttattacctctTCGCTAACTCTATTGTTATGTTAGTCATTATAtcggttttaattaattattgttattaccctttttgtattataaggTTTGCACTCGcaattctttatattatatatttttttctattctaagcgctcctttatttattttatttattatttatttcacttcgttgcaaagaaacacaaataaaacaatacataaaaattacaagggatgcaagtTTAGTACAGATATGGTcctatttttctttctatccaatttattataatttttttttggtatttattatgttGTGTATAGGTGTCATTTCTCCGTAATGCTAGTTTGAGTCCCAGAGTAAAGATATTTCGTTTAGATGAAGgctagtatataaataaatgtttaattgtcgttataatttaaataaaaaatatttttcttatagatATGATTATAAAGCCCGCGTTCGTGCCGAGAAATTAGTGGAAATGATATACAAATTCACTCAAGACATTAGGCGCTTGGAAGTAGCTCCTGAGCCGGCAGTTGCCAATTTGAAGCGAGAGATGGCGCGCCTCGAAATTGTCGATACACATTTTGACTTTTACGAATTTATTATCGACTTTTTGCCAAAAGAAATACGTCATAAGGTACGCAGGTGAAAGCTATTTGATAGCGATGCTTAATTACTCGCGTGAATAGTAAAACTGTAGATGTAACTGtagatgaaatttaattaagaccttgaatattgtttgcattttattttatttaatggtaCTGTACATACAAAtaccatacatttttatagattattttaaaatcaaggtttaaaaaccttttttttcaGGTGGTTCCTAGCGGCGTCAACCTCATACCTTTACCGAAACCCAGCATTCATTCTAGTATTATGactcaaaataattgttaatcaattttacgttgttattcattttaagttttatgctGTGCATttaagtatgaataaatatctaCATGCGTATTACACGGTGATTTTAGATCTTTAAAATGTAAGACAAGATTCTTATCAAGACCGTAAAATTAAAGCTATAAAATCTTGtttcgatattattttaatctaattgtttttttttttcaaattatgctaataaatgatatgttaATTTAGGATACGaacatgtgttttatttatgcaacaaaaaaattacacgtcaaattgctttaaaaaaaattttgtctctttcttttCCCCCTCCCATAACATATCTATatatagacaaaatattttgtcaaaaaCGTTAAACTAGTagactttatataaatataaatctgttcgattacatttaatttctattaaattttttaacctttACTACACTCTGTAAGCAAGGACTCATTTgttcaaaatattgaaaaacttTCGCTCTAACCTACAAATAATGACCAattcagatgagcctcctgcccgtttgcaaaAAAAGTTGTGTATAccatttaaagattttaaatagtgattattatagttaaagttagtgattatctGGTTgttaaaagggcctgggactagtgctgggcaggctacttctaattaatttgttttaaaatatattgtagaattgttttttatttatttaataataagtaatcaacAGCTgcttaacacatattattatacaatacacaaagccaaaacagattacacagattaaataaaaacagtaaacaagcattaaaagacaaagtgtcatttaaaagaaaaacaaaagaataaaattaaaaactgcaaaattaaaaaaaagcaacaaatttaactaagaatttattaatatcgacttcttaaaaaaaaacagctacttaaaaaaacaaaaaaaatcggagtcttcccgcttctccagGCACTTCTTCACATCTCTCTTATTGGGGTAGAAGATATCAATGTCTTGAAAATGGTTGTCATAATTCGACATAACCCTAAACATTGGAGAATTACGCAGGTAATTCGACTTCGTACGAGGCACACTGAACAATTTTGAGTATCTTGTCGCATACACAGgaggaattttaaatgtaattaatgataGCAAATAGGGGCTGTCTATCCGCCCATTAAGAATAGCATGTAAAAAGAACAAGTCTTGCTGACTCCGTCGATATTCTAGCgagtctaaattaaaatatgagcaAGAATCAGTATAACCATCAAAACCCCTATACCCCTTGTAACAAAGAAATTTGACAaatttgtttgatgatttgcttttttttaaagagagtaccgagagttttttacgccggctttttctctcggcctacaccctctgtcttctttgccgatgagtaggaatgccaacaggttcgaatttaatgacgtggaataagtgataccatgatgatcttatgttccaaaataaatgtatgtttttatttattttactaagggattgataaaaaaaacatatttctgtTAAACTAGGACTGTTTATTTCGAAAATAGGATACAAATGTACACTATGTTACACTGATGGAGCACCATACACGCTTGAAACTAACTTGGGGTCACATTCTTGCAGTCGTTTCCTATAACTAATTCAaaagatatacaaaaatgCTATAGGGTTGTGATTATAGGAACTCACTAGATACCTAAGAAATTACTTCAAAACGGGGTCATCTATTACCGACAACTGtcaacttttaatattaaatgcgaaAGTAACcctagaatttaaaaaacatataacgGTCCATATTGCCAGCCTGGGCTATGCGAATAgaaaattcattataaataattttatactaaatcaTATGGAACAAGTGTATAAATGCGAATGAAAACCTACATTAGAaactaaatatacaatttgtgACTCAAAAACCGCAACAACCcttacaaaataatgattatgcATAATGTGTGTTACTGAACGATATATGCACATAGACTTACGTAGttacaaataaactttatggtaatgatcttttttatttaacattggTGATAATTTTGCTTTAATTACTGAGTTTTACATATTCTGGGgtagaaattaaaacaaatacataaactaCTGTCAAACGTAGAATTGgctagtaaaatttaataaatattattttacagtgtAAACCTGTGCAATGTGatcgaaatatattttggatacgaatataatatatttatttgtatacgaTTTTATTCCACAGTTTCAAGAGACTAAACGATATTTTAggagattatattatatacttttccTACGTTTAAAATCGATATGCATTTATCGTAgagtacatacatttaaaactaatttaaaattaataaaaattcaatcgAACTGTCCAAATAGCTCTTAACCTTATGAATAACTGTAGTGCCTACACTATAAATGGGATTACACTGGAGTACAAAAGGGTATAAAATTGGATATATAATTGGCACTACTAAGACACAATTTTGAGGGTAGTTTTGATTAAACACTggataatagaaaaaaattcttactactaatacaaataattaacgtAAAACAGTCTTAACAAAATCAATggccaaattaaaaaaaaaaatttttggtCACCAAAATCTCCAAATTTacaccaatttttaaattaaatacatttatatgagaCCTTTGaagatcattttattaaaaatgaaacagagttgaaaagaaaattttgaaCCGAGCTCAGTCAACCAATTCATAAGCTCACTAGTCTGTCAgatgtcaatgtcaaattgAGTCCGtcagtattttgtttaaatgtttaataaagattagggttatatacttttataaataaaagtaataagaaaacgccaaataaatatttgcagtCGAAGGCGCCCTTTATTAACCATAGTCAAGATTAAAGAGCTGTCAACCCAAATGAAGTTTGACACATCTGACAGTGACCATGACGTGATTGTAGCTAAAAAGACGGGCCATAGACAACTACAGGCAGTACCGTAATTAGCGTTTGCATTTATAgtattacaaaacaaacattcagCTAGCTAAACTTAACTTGAAtcacaatatacatataactttaaataactaCGGTTGTCGAAATCTGCCACGTTAACAAAAATTCATTCGCCATCTCActcttttcttaataaatagaaaaggaCATTCTAAAACTGTATTTTGCCAGATCCCTACAACCAATAAGGTTATTGTGGAATAATTATTGCATGTAATAGCACTCGCGTCAAtaaattgcaaaataaaatcgcattatttaattaagaactaGAACCCACCCTTATGAGTACATAGTAATCACTGTCAAAATTCATATGTAAAGTCGTTAGaattaaatgtctttaaagattcaaataaaacctattgaactattatattctatttgaGAGATCTATGAAAATCGATGAAATTTGAgactgttattaaaaattcttataaaaattagacCTTGACTATAATTAGATTTATGtggtattaatataaaacgtaGACAAGTGATTCTAACCATGAAAAAAGAATGGTTGCCATGGTAACACAGTCATATGCTCCATTAATGTTTTGGCATACGGGGGTGACGGCAGTCAGAAGTCTACGTTCCATATTAAGCccataatgtttttttcagaAATGAGGTTATTACCAAAGATATGCTTATTAGAATACTATatgttattacatatataataatatatgtaataactgcttaaagtaaaaatatctttatgtcagtacaattaaaaaaactcaattaaagaaatattcgtTTTAAAGTACATTAAATCGACCAGACAATAATACGTAATATGACAATCTCGTCTAAAGATGGGTAGCACATTATAATTACGCTGTCACTTTGACAATTGACTGTTAAAAGAATTTCTATAGAGTAGAAaagagtatatatttatcGGACATCTTTCATTAAATAGCAACACAGTCTTGTCAAAAATAAAGTAGTCAATGGCAATACTAATTAATGAAATCGATACacaatataatactaaaaGATCGTTAAATCAACAACATGAAGTGTCAACTAACATCTGTCAATGTCAACTGTCAGCGCAATGCGACCCATCTCTAGTCCGTTAAAAATCCAGTATCAGTCTGTGGTATACAATACTGAAATAAATGCTTAGCGAGGCACACAAGGCATTAATTCAACATAATTGGCGGGGAACAGACCGAAAACGCCATGAGGCCCGAGCCCTTGCCACCAACCCGCGTCTATTTGTTCTATATGAGTAATTATGTCACCCGGATCGAATGTTATCTCGGATTCGTCGGctgaaaagaaattaaatattcataatatataagtaaaatttaagacCCGTCAtagttataaaatcaaaatttatttatatattaattatgtacatcaatatttaaaaaaatatgcagtatagtataaaaaaggaatggtcttgatacttaataatttaaattgggAGAAGAAAATGGAATTCCAAAGTCTTccaaaaccatttttttttaaacaaaatatatgtcatTAAAAAACCAGTACTAAAGAGTTTTAGCCAAACTGCTCTATTGACTTTGTCAAATTTTGTTGAcgctgtgttttttttttaataaaggatttaatattgttgtattaaaacatACCTGCTTGATAATCATACAGGGCTCTTGCAGTTAGACCGGGGTCATCATCCAAATCTTCATATATCGAGCTCTCTTCCAAACCTTCGGGTGACACATCTGTAAAACCACAgagaattgttaaaaaaatatgtgtgtacttatgtactagaataataaagaagataaaaaaaaatttaaaaatttttagcTTTCaccttattctacgtttgtagaaaaaatgacactaacaatagaaaaaaaggttaatacattaaaagttctattatAACGCAgtatctagttaaataaagtttatttatgcGTATATACTTCATATCTACATAATTACaggaatatacatttttattatatataataaaatgttgactatgcTATAGTGTGTCGGTTTTTCGTGACGGCGTGCACGCGCATCGAAAAATTTACtctaatcattttttttccaacgcgccaaaagaactTCAAAAAATCTGTCAAATACCAAAACtacttattcaatttagaatGGAATTGGGCTGACTGTAATACTAAACGAACATACAACCATTGATAATATAGGATTATTCGATTCCAAACaagtctataaataaaaatgtctatgGTCAATATTTACCTTCATGTGTAGCCCcgttttcctttttataattaacattttcaatCACCGTATTTTGTCTACTTAACTCCGCGtcattatttttactgtatGGCGACCTCTTGATCGTACTAAACTTATTATCggaatcatcatcatcattttcATTCGAACTCGAGTAAGCCGGGTCGAAAATATCATTTTCCAGAATATTCTGTTTGATCATCGGCTCGCATTGCTTCAAATCTCTGTAATCGAGATACTCTGTGTAATTGACAGAACTAAATGAGCTCGGTTCGTTTTCTGTGCTCGGACTAAGATCTGTGGGATCAATTATCGGTTCGTATTGTATCTGCGATGGTGTTTCCAGGCTCATCTTTATCTTGTCTATATTCTTTAGTGGACTTTTTTGGTCTTCTTGTAACGAATCTGTGGCTTCCTCTTTGTCTATGGATAGCTTCTCTGTGGCTGGAGTTGGTGGTTTGCCTGTGGGTGATTTCTCGATGGGTGTTATATTGTCTTTGGCTTCAAGTTGAGTCGGCGATTTTGGTGTATGAATCGGTGACGATGGATGAGATGTATTTTGGGAGAATGCATTTATTCTTTGCGCTATTACTGAACTTCTGACCGGTTTTTCAGGTATATTTGATGACCTTAGAGAAATAAAATGAGtttaattcaagaatattgtaaaaaaatttcattaataaacaacaatCATTTctgtatgtaaaatttttaaatttaaaaaaaaaacaactagttagttttaaaataaaaatccaaaaCGCAATGTTATCTAATACTCCGTTCTCCATTTTGAATATCATCCCACgcaattcttaataataattcaaagttCCTtcacaaaaactattttttaatatattacacgaaaaaaattaatcgttTTACAGACTAGCTCTGCTTATCAGGCAAAGcagcattttattttaccactcACTTGTTATAAATTTGTCCCTGAGCAAGATTTTGCTGAAACATCTTTCTAGCAGCGGAGGTCGAAGCACCAATAAGTTCTCGGGCCTCAACTGATCGCTCACTTACACTCGTCCTAGGCGCTTTGTCTTGAGGAATATTtctgaaattatttgttttatttcatttacatattacacaatatttgatagaaatttattgatacgatacaataatgaataactttttttaaattattaattaataaaacagtaaacgtaaataatattgaaccATACcatttccaaaaataattatagtacaatTACTTAATTCTTAAGTATAGGAACCCCAGGCTTTCTCTAAAGTCATCCAAACTCAAAGACACTATATTTCTCAGTCAGAACAtcgaacaattttttaacatattttattacttaaatacgtaagcatataaatatattatgttgtgtAAAATCGAAGGGTTATCAAGAAAATTTtgcaagtaaaaaataattataacgtaTTCTATTcgtataataaaacttgtatGGAAATATATGCAGGTAACTGCAACAAGTCAACAATAAAAATCTCAGAAATAAcatgtttataaattgttaacaatgaactaaattaatataaaaatgaatataacttGTTTGCAAaaaatccttaaaaaaatgcgtgcgtacaaagtacacatgtcggaaataaaacttctttgtaaattaattattactaaggtaatagccccaatagataataatgtacactcaatgtatttgtatatctatattcgcACTGTTTACACATTATATACGtaacgtgctaatgataatataaataaataaaaagcctgCGTTTattgcacaagacgttatgcgacagaacctccatctaaagttctaaagTTCTAacatgtaactactaaacgaatacatcaaccaatagcgtgtactTTTTCTCGACCTttctttctcactctctcttaatcggtctcaatcgctctctcccttttcttcgacaaaaacgctgcacatcttcgtgacgttgcATCCGTAAAAGAATTGAcactgattttaaaaatacttactgtTGTTCAACCTGTGCCCGTTTAGCGGCTTCACGTTCATCCCTTTTTCTCACTTCTTCCTCAGCTTTCCTCTTTTcctataaattgataaaacttTCCTTTATACATAACTCGAacgaaagaaagaaaatcaaaaatcataaaacaaaaatattgccTGTGGTCTACGTAAATgacaatattctttttatttcagtaaaatggcattaatttttttttgtatgatcaaatgtgttttaagaaaagaactgcttcatttctattaaaatgaatgaatatcAGTGCCAGAAAAACCATATTATTAACCTGACGTCGCTGGaaagtaaaagaaatatatagtaCATAGTCTGCAAAAATAAGGACACAAAGTGATACTACAATATAATctcaaaatctaaaaaaagttttaaaatcgaataactaaaacaaaactCACCTCTTCTCTTTGTTTCCTCTCTGCTTCTACCCTCTTCTTCTCTTCTTGTTCCTCTTTCAACCAAAACTGATCCCGttctttagaatttatttcttgtactagagaaacaaaagataaatttaCACCTTAGTCATAACTCATAAGTGAGATAAAATTTGCTAATTgtgttgaaatttaaatatttttacagcaacaattgtaagtttttttaatctaactatttgaattataatacatatatagtgtacataaaaataattaaaaatttatttattcatatttatgtacacttattaacgtcagtattaaatttttaatagaacggtgttaaaataaatcgaataTATGCGAAATCACACAATATTgtcaaaattgtttatcgATGGTACCTCTACGtaatgttttctttcttttttttatttcctctgCGACTCTCCGAGATAAAATCACATCGTATCTCTGCGAATTCAGTAAGCTCATACTGGACCAGTTCGCAACACTAGTACATCACAAATATCGCTGGCGTAATGTTTACAATTAACACACAATGCGTTGGAATTATTGCATTGTTCTTGAAAATGGTaaacaatattgtatatgAATTGAAAATCAGTTTTACAAATGGAAAGTGATTCATGGCAAGTGCTAACCATTTATTTTGAACTTTGTgtaacttataaatttaactcaTGTGCTTTGACCTCAGAAGAATGATCAAAGCAAGACTAATAGAACAAAACTGTACATTTTTCTGTATTGCAAAATACACCTtatcataaaacaataaagatGCTAAATACAATTCAAGGTATTCGAAATTTTGCAATTGTCATAACTCCCAAAATATTTCAGGAAAACTAACtaagaaatttttttgtataggttatataacagttaaattataaaaaacaatttcggAAGGCACAGCTTAAGCCAACTTTTAAGTCAGTGGCGGATTTACCAGCAGGCGAGCCTACGGTGCAGATTTTTGTTCTGATTTCTTTTTAGCTgcctaatataaataattttaacattttatgatGTTATACAGATCTGCAACAAATTTTGACGATGACATTCCGCTCTCACTTGTCTTTGTACATTTGGTGTTGCTAACTTCCATATTCTAGAGTAAAACGGCTACATTTCCGCCCCCATCTGCACATCTGCCTCAGCCTACACTTTAAGTGAAAATAGAGAGAAAAGAGTGAATAGAGAATCGCTGTGATTGTATTCCTCTATTCCCTCCTCCTCCATCAACTTATACATGTGATCCTACTACTGGTTGGAAGCTGTGAACTGAATGgtttgtgtatatttaatactcaAAAACGACACCCAAAAATTACTTTACGtgcaattttatcaattttaatcgattataaaaataatctagacGTGACAAATAGAGGGGAGGCCGGCACAAACTTCACAGCCTCTACCTGGTTATTTGTAAATCCACCACTGTAAATCGTTAAAACATATCTGTAATGTGTTTTGGCTTTGGTGTaactttcagtaaaatataatagaatatcTGTGGACTGTTAGgccaataatataattcatatttcaagaaaaaatattttaagcgctgtcaaatatatcaaacttcatacagaaaaaaatggtttgacatctcttaaaactataaatttaaatatgattgaCGTTCGTAACGTGCCTTAGATAAGATTCAGAGAATTCGTTCAAATCGAGCTCTTAAACAGTTTATATACTCAAATAACTCACCTGGATTAACTTTCTGATAACTAGTGCCAATTGGTCCGCTAGGTGGCTGCTCCTCATTTCTATTAGACTTAAAGTTAAATGCTGAACCAGCTTTAGCCAAATTGTCTAGGATTATTTTCTCATCCAGGTCATCTTCAGTCCGCGCATGAATTGTTGTATGGAATCCATTAAAGAACTGAGAGACATGCTTGATGTGGTTAGCACATGTCCCTTTACGAACTGTTGGGGCGCCTTCTCcctaagaataataaataattgagcTTATATCAAAGATatactaagataaatttgttCAATGTTATGCATATAGTTCAGTAAACTTTCTAGTGTTTATTagacaattattgttaaacatattgaaattaatatctcAGAGATTTTTGGCaattaattagataaaatgttgtaaaaagttacaattaaagaaaacataatttctattttattattttagttaagtaAGTCACAAATGTGAACTATTTAAGTCACGAATGTGTATTTTTACAACATGCAAATCATTTAAGCAGGGCATGGAGCATGGACATAGACTGAAGCCTAGGCCTCAGaacttaagaaattaaaaataattaagattagTAAATCTTGATATgtagttatttattgtttggacAGTTATTAGCTTGCaggcattttaatttttatgtgagacattatattattacacttgacacacacacacactttaAGTAATTGAGTATAAAGAATATGTACTATATGTTTCTGTGGTGAAAGCATAACACAGTCCGTGTTATGCTTTCACAGTTGCACTCTTATCATGAACAAATCTATATTTAGAACAATGACAAAGACACTGTATTTAACAATAACCAATAGTAATAATGGAGAATTATATTGAATCATTTCACACAATATGAAATGAAtaggaataatattttattctataggCAAGTACTGcctatagaataaaatattattgatctgcttttttttaatgcttgCCAACCAAAACTCAACCCAGAAACATAAGTATATGCACACTACGTACATGCTTTAATAACTTAATCACAAAGGTTAATAATTGGTAGTTTTTATCCTTAAATTCTAATGTGTCTGCACTAAAACACATGAGCACAAGGCAGATCCTTTTTACATAGGTTTTGTAGTATCAGGGATACAACAGGGTTTGTAAACCCAACAAGCTGAAGAATGTTTtgtcacatttattatttccaaaGTGTTGCAAGAGAGACAACCAGCAACAGGGTCGAAAAtcttaaaaagcaataaattatcttatctCACCTGCCAATTGATAAGCACATATTTGGATATTGTACTATTTGGAATGTCCACTTTTAAGAAAG
Coding sequences:
- the LOC110995064 gene encoding drebrin-like protein B yields the protein MAINLDKFKADLLAAWKDVLDEKSDTDWALFSYDGMSNDLKFISKGDGGLTELVDEFNSGKIQYAFLKVDIPNSTISKYVLINWQGEGAPTVRKGTCANHIKHVSQFFNGFHTTIHARTEDDLDEKIILDNLAKAGSAFNFKSNRNEEQPPSGPIGTSYQKVNPVQEINSKERDQFWLKEEQEEKKRVEAERKQREEEKRKAEEEVRKRDEREAAKRAQVEQQNIPQDKAPRTSVSERSVEARELIGASTSAARKMFQQNLAQGQIYNKSSNIPEKPVRSSVIAQRINAFSQNTSHPSSPIHTPKSPTQLEAKDNITPIEKSPTGKPPTPATEKLSIDKEEATDSLQEDQKSPLKNIDKIKMSLETPSQIQYEPIIDPTDLSPSTENEPSSFSSVNYTEYLDYRDLKQCEPMIKQNILENDIFDPAYSSSNENDDDDSDNKFSTIKRSPYSKNNDAELSRQNTVIENVNYKKENGATHEDVSPEGLEESSIYEDLDDDPGLTARALYDYQAADESEITFDPGDIITHIEQIDAGWWQGLGPHGVFGLFPANYVELMPCVPR